The sequence TAACGTGGAATGGATTTGAAATCGTGATGCCCAAGGAGTTCAAGTGCTGTGGTGCAGGCATGATGTACTCAAATAGGCATCCAGATATTACCAGGGAAATAACTAGGCAGAAGCTTGAGGATCTGATGCGCCATAAACCTGAGGCATTAATGTTGGGGGCGTGGCTTGTAAGGCTCATTGGGCAAACATAGTTAGGGAAAACGAGCTAGGTATTAAGTTATTATACCCAACGGAATTACTTGATATGCCCTATAACCTAAATTTCCACCGATTATGTAGGGCGTGAAGGTTCGATGATTTAATGCCTTGGTTTGGGTTAATGATTATAAATAGGCACAATACTTATTGACAATGTCAATATGCATTAGGAGCCCAGCCTCTATAGCCAATTTAGGACCTGGGTTCGACATAATGTCGCTGGCAATTACAGAGCCGTATGATGATGTTTACGTTGAAATAGGGCATAATGGCAATGATTATATTAAGTTCGTTGGAGATTATTTACATTACCTACCAAGTGACTATAAGTCCACTACCATGTACCCAGTGATTGAGGAGTTTAGGAGAATAACTGGGCTGGATTTCAAGGTAAGGATTACTGTTAGGAAGGGCATCAAACCCGCCAGTGGTTTGGGCAGTAGTGGTGCTGACGCGGCTGCATTGACCTATGCATTGAATAAGCTACTGGGCACAAACCTTGATTCCAAGTCCCTGATTAGGATTGCTGCTCTAGGCGAGACTGCAGCGGCGGGTGTTCCTCACATGGATAACGTGGCTGCATCCCTATTGGGTGGTTTGGTAATAATTAATCCAGTCACTGGGGACTTCGTGAAGGTCGAGGTACCCAGTAATTACTGGATTGTGGTTGTCCTGGCAGGTAGTAAAGTTAGTACCGGGGAAATGCGCAAGTTGTTACCGAGTGCCATTGATATGAGGGATTTCAAGAATAACTCCGCCTACGCTTCAATGCTAATTTACTCATTGATCACTAACAATAGGGAAATACTCAGTAGGGCGTTGATGGGTGATTCAATCGTTGAACCCATAAGGATTAAGTTCTACCCACACTACGGGATAATTAAGGAAACCCTACTAAAGGTTGGTGCAATTGGCGTGGCTCTCTCTGGCGCCGGTCCGTCGCTGTTCGGGGTGTTTGACAGTGAACCACCCAGGGATCGCATAGATGAATTACTTAGGAAAAGCGGTCTTAGGGATTACGTACTAATAATAACAAAACCCACCAACACCGGTACTAGGGAGGTCCCGTGCAACCAACTTAATACTTAATACACTTTCCTAGGTTATGGGCCACAGTATGGACGTAGTAATCATTGGAGGAGGAATTACTGGGACTGTGCTTACTCACTTATTGGCCATGAGGAGTGTCCACGTAACGCTAGTGGACGCGGGACTACAGAAACCTAGGTACCCACTAATCCACTCAAAGCTATTGAGGTTCCATGAGGACATAACACTGTCCAAGATTAGTGAGGAGGTTTACCTGGAACTATCGAGAAAACTCGGGATCAAGGTACTGCAACCCATGGATTCAATCACAGTAATACCCAGTGAGTGCTATAGTGATACTGCTAAATTGATTAATTTATGGCATGAGGCTGGTGCACGTGTTAAGGTAATTAATGATATAGGGAAGTATGGACTCAAGAAGGCCGCTAATAATGAGGTTTACATACTCAGTAGTGATGGTGATAATTTAGTTAATTACGTACAATTAATGAGACGAATTCGTAAGTACAACAACGTAAGATACGTCGAGGGTAAGGCCAGGGTTAACGTGAGCAATGACAGCGTTGAGGTTGTGGTTAATGATAGGACTTTGCACGGGGATTATTACATAATTACCGCCGGGGCATGGAACTCCACAGTGGCCAGGGACGCGGGTTTAAGGGTTCCTTTACTACCGTATAAGTGCCAAGCGGCTGCCTTTCTAAGCAGGAGGATCAATTACATTCTTTACGACTACGTACTTGACATCTACATGAGGCCTCTCGGGTCCACCATGGATCACGTACTCGGCCTTTCCGGGCTATCAATAGTGGTTGGCGGAGATGGCAATTCAAAAACCACAGAACCAGGTAAGGAGGAGGGGGTTGATCGCGAGTTCCTTAATGAGGTAAGCAGTAAGGTCATGTCCAGGTTAGGCAATGCATTTCTCATTGGCTCTAGGTTTGGTTATTGTGAGGTTACGCCGGATATGAGGCCTGCGGTGGGGACTCTGGACCTGAGCAACCTAGTGTTTATGGGTGGCTTTGATGGCTATGGCGCAGAGGTCGGGCCTGCGCTGGCCCTGGCATTAACCGAGTACTTATTCAATGGTTCATGGCCTGGTTATGCAAAGCCCTATCTAATTGACAGGTTCGGCAATAACTGGCCCAGTACCTGGGATATAAGTACTGAGGCCCATGAATTATGTGTTTAATGCAGATATAATTCATGATAGTGTTAAGTAAAATTTAGGAAATGAGAGTGGGATCTTACGGTGAAGGTATTGATGTTTTTACGGTAAGGGTGAGTTGTAGGGTTTGGTGCGGTGTTGAAGGTTTATTAATTCTGTTGGGTTTGTTGTTTGGTTGGTTAGGTTGCGTGTTGTTGATTTACCGATTCCGGATGTGTTGAGGGATTTCATAGTTAGGGAGAGGGGTGTTCAGGAACTTTATCCGCCCCAGGAGGAGGCTGTTCGTAGGGGTTTGTTTGATGGTAGGAATCTTATTATGTGCACTAGTACGGCCACTGGGAAGACGTTGATGGCTGAGTTGGCTATGGTGAATGCCGTGCTTACCAGGGGTGTTAAGGCAATACTCGCCGTTCCATTGAGGGCCTTGGCTTATGAGAAGGCGAGGGATTTAAGGGTTTATGAGAGGCTTGGCGTTAGGATTGCCGTTACAACCGGTGAGTATGATAAGGATGATGCGTGGCTTATGAATTATGACATTGTAGTTACTACCTATGAAAAGCTCGATAGCCTACTGAGGCATAGGGTTGATTGGCTTAGGCGGGTTGGCGTTTTAGTTATTGATGAGATTCACTATGTTGATGATGATAAGAGGGGCCCGACCATCGAGTCTATAATTGCCAAGGTTAAGGCGCTAGGTCTTGACATGCAGTTGCTGGCTTTGTCGGCTACAGTGGGTAATGCCGAGGAGTTGGCTAAGTACCTCAATGCCGAGCTTGTGGTTTCTGACTGGAGGCCTGTGAGACTTAGGGAGGGTGTTTATTATGATGGGGTTATTTATTATGCAGATGGTTCTAGGGAGTCCATTAAGGACTTGGGTAATCCCGTACTGTCGCTTGTGATGAATACGATACTTGATGGCGGGCAGGCACTCGTCTTCACAAATTCCAGGTCGAACACAGTGAAACTGGCGCAGCAGTTGGCTCAGTACATTTGTAATTATGGTGTGAAGGTGATAGAACCCAGGGAGTTGTCCAAGGTCTCCGGTGCAATCCTTGAGTCGTCGCAATCCAGGTTGCTTGGTGAGGAGTTGGCGAAGATCGTGAGGTGCGGTGTTTCGTTTCACCATGCTGGCCTTGATATGGATGTTAGGTCGATAATAGAGGATTCCTTTAGGAATAGGTTGATTAGGGTTGTGGTGGCCACAACGACTTTGGCAGCGGGTGTTAATCTACCGGCTAGGAGAGTCATTATTCATGATTATAGGAGGTATGAGCCTGGCTTTGGAATGGAGGAGTTGCCAGTGATGGAGTATAAGCAGATGTCCGGTAGGGCTGGTAGGCCTGGGCTTGACCCGTATGGTGAGGCCATACTGATTGCCAGAGGTGAGGATGAGGTTGATTACTTGATCAAGAATTACATAAATGCCAGGGTTGAGGATGTTAAGTCCAAGTTCCTTACCGATAAGAACCTGGCCACTCACATACTCTCGGCAATAGCCAGCGGCTATGCCTCCAGCGTTGGAGATGTTATGAGGTTTATTTCGTCAACGCTGGGTTATGTCCAGGGAAGCTACGACAAGAATGAGTTCCTTAGGGGATTATTGAGGAGGAAGATCGATGACATACTCAATTTTCTAATGGAGTCCGGCTTCCTTGAGAGGAGGGATGATTATGTGGCTGCGACAACGCTTGGTTTGCTGTTAAATACCCTGTACCTAGATCCGTACACTGCCAATACCTACATACGTGGTCTTAGGGTTAGGGAGGAAACCAATGACCTTGGTTATGCTCACCTCATTGTTCAATCGCCAGAGGTCCCTAGGTTGCGGGTTAGGAGGAATGAGTTTGATGATTATCTGCAGCTTGTCCTGGATAACTGGGATTACTTACTGGTTAAGCCCTCAATTACCAAGGATGAGATTGAGGATGGTGAGTTCGAGGATGAGGAGATCGAGGACTACCTATCCACCGTTAAGACCGCCGTGATGCTACTGGATTGGGCTAATGAGGCTTCTGAGGATGATCTGCTCAAGAACTATGATGTCGGTCCTGGTGACCTGAGGGTTTATGGCGATTTAATGAATTGGTTGGTTAGTGCTGTGGCTAGGCTCGCCGGTGCTCTTAATATGGAGAAACACATGGAGAGATTGAGTACGCTTAGGTGGAGACTAACCTACGGTATTAGGGAGGAGCTAATGGAACTTGTGATAAACCTGGAAGGCGTTGGTAGGGCCAGGGCCAGGGCCCTTTATAATGCCGGTTTTAAGAGTGTGATTGACATCGCGAATGCCGATCCCAAGTTGATAAGCGGGATTAGGGGATTTGGTGATAGGCTCGCCCGATCGGTCGTTGAGCAGGCCAGGAAGATCGTTGAAGAGGGCAAGGTTGTCAAGCCCACTGCAACTGATACTAATAGAGAGATGAGTAGGCAGGTGATTGGTAAGAGACGTGGCTCATTGCTCGACTACCTTTAAACCCTATGAGTGAAACACTTATATACGCATAGGCGTCGGTAGCAGTTGTTGATGATAAACAAGGCAGTAATAACCGCTGCCGGGTTAGGCACCAGAATGAGGAACATGACGCTGATAATGCCTAAGGCCTTGCTTCCCTTAATACGCCGAAATGACTCGGCAGCATTGGTGCCTATCATCGACTTAATAATCATGAAGCTGCAGGAGGTTGGTGTTTCCAAGTTCATGATCGTGGTTGGTAGGAATGGTAGGCCATTAATTGATTACTTAATGGACAAGGTGTTCACGGATTTAATAAGGGCGCAGATATCATTTACATTTCAGGAGAGGCCCCTCGGCTTTGGCGACGCCGTGCTTAGGGCAGAGGATTTCGTAAATTCAGACCCTTTCTTCGTGCATGCTGATGACGGTATACTAACAATAGGTTACCCTGAGGGCGTTAAGTTATATGACGAACTGAGGCCTGACGTGGTTTTATTCCTTAGAAGGGTCAGTAATCCCAGTAGGTATGGCATAGCTATTGCTAGGGATGAGGGGTCATTCGATGGTTTTAGGCTGGTTAGGATACTGGATGTTGAGGAGAAGCCCAGTAACCCGAGGTCGGATATTGCCATATCAGCCGTGTATATATTCAATAGAAAAATAATTGAGGGTCTCAGAGCAGTTAAGGCTGGGAATGAACTTGAACTCACGTATGGCATTAAGAATGTGATTAATGGTGGTGGCGAGGCTTACGGCCTACTACTCGGTAATGACTCATGGTTGAACGTAGGTAGTGTTGAGGATTACTTCAACAGCATGGTTAGGACATTTAAATCCTAATACAGAAGCTAACCTTTATAATAAGACGTCCCGGAATAGCATTGTTATATGCTTGTTAACATGATTGTGAGTAAGAATAGGGTATCTGGGGGATTAAGGACGGGTATCAGGCTAAGGCTTGAAAACCCACCGCCTGGTGTAAGTTACAGGGTTATTAATGAACCGGTGGGTCTATCACCCTTGCATAATGATTTCTACATAACCAGGGACACAACAACTAAGTGGTTTCTTAAGGCCTTGATAGAACCAATATACTCCCTGAGACTGGGGGGCTTGGTGCATGCCTTTTTTTCTGAACTTGTTTATACCACGTACACCGTGGGTTCAGGAAATTGATCAACCAGTATTCAACTTATTCGAGAAATACCTAAACAAGTCAAGGAGTAGCGCCCTGTATAGACTTGCAATGAGGGTATTTAGGTACTTATTTAATAGGGATGATGTAGTGATGATAACATGGACTCAATGGAGTAAGGAGGGACTTGAGATGGAGGGTTTTAGGGATGTTAGGGTCGTACCGCCACCTATGAGGACCAGCCCTAGGAAGATCGATAATGAAATAACCGTGGGCTTCATAGGTGTTGAGTACCAGAGAAAGGGTGGTGATATTGCAGAGGACGTAATGTCGAAACTCCCTAGGCGGATAAAGAAAGTATACGTGGGTAAAAGCCCGAGGAGGGTAAGTGGCATTGAGTATCACGAGCCGATGAGAAGGGAGGAATTGCTCAAGTTAATGTCTGAATTTGACGTGCTCCTCTTCCCAACAAGGGGTGAGGCCTATGGGTTTACTGCGCTCGAGGCCATGAGCATGGGCATACCTGTCGTTGCTTCAAACGTTGATTCAATGCCTGAGGTCATTAGTGACGGAGGCCTATTGTGTAATGTTAATGACACTAGGTGCTTCCTTGACAGCGTTAAGGAGCTTGTGAATTCTCCTGATTACATAATGGAGCTTGGCGCAAGGGCTAAGGCCATAGTTGCTCAAAGACATTCACCAAGTGTCGTTGGCAAGGAATTATTGGGAATATACAGGGAATTAAGTGAGTATGAGTAACCCTACGAGGCAAGTAGTTGATATCCTAATGGACCTAATTAGGGTAAGTACAGTGTCACCACCTGGCGAGAACTACCTGGAACTTGTTGATTACCTAGACAGGTTGTTAACTGGGTTTGGGCTAAACACCAGGATCATTGACGTACCAAAATCCGTGATTAGGAAGTACTACCCTGAATACGCCGAGTACCCCAGGTACATATTACTGGCTGAACTATGCAATGTCAGGGATAGGAGAATTCACCTTAATGCGCATTATGACGTAGTTCCTGGAGGAGATGGTTGGTTAGTTACTGAACCCTTTAAGCCGGTCCTAATTAATGACAGGGTGTATGGAAGAGGCGCCTCGGATGATAAGGGTGGCGTCACAACCCTGGTGTTACTGGCGAAGCAACTCAGCGAACTTAAGGGATTCAGTGATTGTGTGGAGTTCTCCTTTACTCCTGATGAGGAAATCGGTGGATTGACAGGAGTCGGTTATCTCATCAATATTATTCATAGGCCTGATTACGCGGTTGTTGTTGAACCAACGGGGCTTGATACCGTGTGGATTGGGAGCATGGGTGTATTACAGGTGGATGTGGTAGTTAGGGGCCTTCCAGCCCATGCCTCACAGCCTTGGTATGGCATAAACGCCTTCGAGGATGGTATTACCATTGCCCATTCCTTGGGCAGTGAGTTGAAGCCTAGGATTGAAGGTAGGCGCTTTATGGGTGAGACTGCCACGGTAGTGTTGGGGGGAATTACGAGGGGTGGCGATGCACGTAATTTGGTGCCTAGTTATTTTCAGTTCTCAATAGACAGAAGAATACTACCCAATGAAAAAACGGACCTTGCCCTTAACGAAATAACTAATCACATTGATAAATCACGGAATAACATAAAGTCCTCCGTAGATATATATGTGGTAAATAGAATAGAACCAGCAATGAA is a genomic window of Vulcanisaeta souniana JCM 11219 containing:
- a CDS encoding nucleotidyltransferase family protein gives rise to the protein MINKAVITAAGLGTRMRNMTLIMPKALLPLIRRNDSAALVPIIDLIIMKLQEVGVSKFMIVVGRNGRPLIDYLMDKVFTDLIRAQISFTFQERPLGFGDAVLRAEDFVNSDPFFVHADDGILTIGYPEGVKLYDELRPDVVLFLRRVSNPSRYGIAIARDEGSFDGFRLVRILDVEEKPSNPRSDIAISAVYIFNRKIIEGLRAVKAGNELELTYGIKNVINGGGEAYGLLLGNDSWLNVGSVEDYFNSMVRTFKS
- a CDS encoding heterodisulfide reductase-related iron-sulfur binding cluster, which gives rise to MCLARCLGYREIRLSGVRVLLFVTNSCVAWQSHTHLVYATIRVLTWNGFEIVMPKEFKCCGAGMMYSNRHPDITREITRQKLEDLMRHKPEALMLGAWLVRLIGQT
- a CDS encoding homoserine kinase, producing the protein MSICIRSPASIANLGPGFDIMSLAITEPYDDVYVEIGHNGNDYIKFVGDYLHYLPSDYKSTTMYPVIEEFRRITGLDFKVRITVRKGIKPASGLGSSGADAAALTYALNKLLGTNLDSKSLIRIAALGETAAAGVPHMDNVAASLLGGLVIINPVTGDFVKVEVPSNYWIVVVLAGSKVSTGEMRKLLPSAIDMRDFKNNSAYASMLIYSLITNNREILSRALMGDSIVEPIRIKFYPHYGIIKETLLKVGAIGVALSGAGPSLFGVFDSEPPRDRIDELLRKSGLRDYVLIITKPTNTGTREVPCNQLNT
- a CDS encoding NAD(P)/FAD-dependent oxidoreductase, which produces MDVVIIGGGITGTVLTHLLAMRSVHVTLVDAGLQKPRYPLIHSKLLRFHEDITLSKISEEVYLELSRKLGIKVLQPMDSITVIPSECYSDTAKLINLWHEAGARVKVINDIGKYGLKKAANNEVYILSSDGDNLVNYVQLMRRIRKYNNVRYVEGKARVNVSNDSVEVVVNDRTLHGDYYIITAGAWNSTVARDAGLRVPLLPYKCQAAAFLSRRINYILYDYVLDIYMRPLGSTMDHVLGLSGLSIVVGGDGNSKTTEPGKEEGVDREFLNEVSSKVMSRLGNAFLIGSRFGYCEVTPDMRPAVGTLDLSNLVFMGGFDGYGAEVGPALALALTEYLFNGSWPGYAKPYLIDRFGNNWPSTWDISTEAHELCV
- a CDS encoding glycosyltransferase family 4 protein, whose protein sequence is MPFFLNLFIPRTPWVQEIDQPVFNLFEKYLNKSRSSALYRLAMRVFRYLFNRDDVVMITWTQWSKEGLEMEGFRDVRVVPPPMRTSPRKIDNEITVGFIGVEYQRKGGDIAEDVMSKLPRRIKKVYVGKSPRRVSGIEYHEPMRREELLKLMSEFDVLLFPTRGEAYGFTALEAMSMGIPVVASNVDSMPEVISDGGLLCNVNDTRCFLDSVKELVNSPDYIMELGARAKAIVAQRHSPSVVGKELLGIYRELSEYE
- a CDS encoding DEAD/DEAH box helicase yields the protein MVRLRVVDLPIPDVLRDFIVRERGVQELYPPQEEAVRRGLFDGRNLIMCTSTATGKTLMAELAMVNAVLTRGVKAILAVPLRALAYEKARDLRVYERLGVRIAVTTGEYDKDDAWLMNYDIVVTTYEKLDSLLRHRVDWLRRVGVLVIDEIHYVDDDKRGPTIESIIAKVKALGLDMQLLALSATVGNAEELAKYLNAELVVSDWRPVRLREGVYYDGVIYYADGSRESIKDLGNPVLSLVMNTILDGGQALVFTNSRSNTVKLAQQLAQYICNYGVKVIEPRELSKVSGAILESSQSRLLGEELAKIVRCGVSFHHAGLDMDVRSIIEDSFRNRLIRVVVATTTLAAGVNLPARRVIIHDYRRYEPGFGMEELPVMEYKQMSGRAGRPGLDPYGEAILIARGEDEVDYLIKNYINARVEDVKSKFLTDKNLATHILSAIASGYASSVGDVMRFISSTLGYVQGSYDKNEFLRGLLRRKIDDILNFLMESGFLERRDDYVAATTLGLLLNTLYLDPYTANTYIRGLRVREETNDLGYAHLIVQSPEVPRLRVRRNEFDDYLQLVLDNWDYLLVKPSITKDEIEDGEFEDEEIEDYLSTVKTAVMLLDWANEASEDDLLKNYDVGPGDLRVYGDLMNWLVSAVARLAGALNMEKHMERLSTLRWRLTYGIREELMELVINLEGVGRARARALYNAGFKSVIDIANADPKLISGIRGFGDRLARSVVEQARKIVEEGKVVKPTATDTNREMSRQVIGKRRGSLLDYL
- a CDS encoding M20 family metallopeptidase, yielding MSNPTRQVVDILMDLIRVSTVSPPGENYLELVDYLDRLLTGFGLNTRIIDVPKSVIRKYYPEYAEYPRYILLAELCNVRDRRIHLNAHYDVVPGGDGWLVTEPFKPVLINDRVYGRGASDDKGGVTTLVLLAKQLSELKGFSDCVEFSFTPDEEIGGLTGVGYLINIIHRPDYAVVVEPTGLDTVWIGSMGVLQVDVVVRGLPAHASQPWYGINAFEDGITIAHSLGSELKPRIEGRRFMGETATVVLGGITRGGDARNLVPSYFQFSIDRRILPNEKTDLALNEITNHIDKSRNNIKSSVDIYVVNRIEPAMNPGTRLLSKLVNAVEKVLNLNPKVRISRAPVDTRYLQNAGVDSLTYGPGDTSSAHGPDEYIHVISIMDAVDVYMELIKNVNNE